In Corylus avellana chromosome ca2, CavTom2PMs-1.0, the following proteins share a genomic window:
- the LOC132171388 gene encoding putative F-box/LRR-repeat protein At5g54820 isoform X1, whose translation MADLTGRLPEDILSSIISLISVREAATTSILSKRWRYLWTTSSNLDLDPKNMLGLFLCLDHFKSQHTEWKQKQKGRFVRWANHILELYAGKKIDSFRVEYPLGSGHGCDVDRWIQFAIGMQVQSLSINLLEHYLSDLSRELYKFPYWLFDQAGRQSKIKHLSLKFCSLSIPANFNGLNSLSSLSLTRTSLSQENVDNILNGCPSLEWFSMSECRCPFHLKLSSGCRFLRLRHLRIFRCDPLEKVEIHDALSIASIEYEAIMFGQVLLKNSAQPVRICMTLDRGDRRNLQYNPRSQITYIIGTVAKEYPLLETLFVITPMVQIDIIPKHLTAFTKLKRLKLLGVRFRKILLELTSVFLEAAPSLVELEMDLLLPCTGAAKIEHRKIVNGADYTEHKKIPLKEYCQHQRLKEVKLSGFRGYTSEFDLAVLLLKNALLLEKMRIVRETILYTGDSECWVMKLDTDRIKQEQILKILGPEVPSTVNLVLE comes from the exons ATGGCCGATCTGACTGGTAGATTGCCGGAGGACATTCTTTCTTCTATAATATCATTAATATCAGTGAGGGAAGCTGCCACTACTAGCATCCTTTCAAAAAGATGGAGATACCTTTGGACGACCTCTTCTAACCTTGACCTAGATCCCAAAAACATGCTTGGACTTTTTTTATGCTTGGACCATTTCAAAAGCCAGCATACTGAGTGGAAACAGAAGCAAAAGGGAAGATTTGTTAGATGGGCCAACCATATTCTGGAACTCTATGCCGGCAAAAAGATAGATTCCTTTAGGGTTGAGTATCCGTTGGGTAGTGGTCATGGTTGCGACGTTGATCGATGGATTCAGTTTGCAATTGGTATGCAAGTTCAAAGTCTTTCTATCAACCTGTTAGAACATTATTTGTCAGACTTGTCTCGTGAGCTCTATAAATTTCCATATTGGCTATTTGATCAAGCAGGGAGACAGTCAAAGATAAAACATTTGTCTTTGAAGTTCTGCAGCCTGAGTATTCCAGCAAATTTCAATGGCTTGAACTCCCTTTCATCCCTCTCGTTGACAAGGACAAGTTTAAGTCAAGAGAATGTGGATAACATTTTGAATGGTTGCCCATCTTTAGAATGGTTTAGTATGAGCGAATGCCGTtgtccatttcatttgaaattatcTAGTGGATGTCGGTTTCTCAGGCTGAGACACTTGAGGATATTTCGTTGCGATCCTTTAGAAAAAGTTGAAATTCATGATGCCTTAAGTATTGCATCAATTGAGTACGAGGCAATAATGTTTGGGCAGGTCTTGTTAAAGAACAGTGCACAACCTGTTAGAATATGTATGACTTTGGATCGTGGTGATCGTCGAAATTTGCAATACAATCCTAGAAGTCAAATTACATATATCATTGGCACAGTTGCGAAAGAGTATCCTCTACTTGAGACTTTATTTGTGATCACTCCAATGGTCCAG ATTGATATAATACCTAAGCACTTAACTGCATTTACTAAACTCAAGCGGTTGAAGTTATTAGGTGTAAGATTTAGAAAAATCCTGCTGGAACTGACCTCTGTTTTTTTGGAGGCGGCTCCGTCATTGGTTGAACTTGAGATGGAT cTCCTCCTTCCCTGCACTGGTGCAGCGAAAATAGAGCACCGAAAGATAGTCAATGGAGCAGATTACACAGAGCACAAAAAGATACCACTTAAAGAATATTGTCAACATCAGCGTCTCAAGGAAGTGAAGCTAAGTGGATTTCGTGGTTATACATCTGAATTTGACCTTGCCGTACTTTTGCTAAAAAATGCTCTTCTTCTTGAGAAGATGAGAATTGTTCGAGAAACAATACTTTATACAGGCGACAGTGAATGTTGGGTTATGAAGTTAGACACAGATCGAATCAAACAAGAGcaaattctcaaaattttggGTCCGGAGGTGCCATCTACTGTTAATTTAGTACTTGAGTGA
- the LOC132171388 gene encoding putative F-box/LRR-repeat protein At5g54820 isoform X2, whose protein sequence is MADLTGRLPEDILSSIISLISVREAATTSILSKRWRYLWTTSSNLDLDPKNMLGLFLCLDHFKSQHTEWKQKQKGRFVRWANHILELYAGKKIDSFRVEYPLGSGHGCDVDRWIQFAIGMQVQSLSINLLEHYLSDLSRELYKFPYWLFDQAGRQSKIKHLSLKFCSLSIPANFNGLNSLSSLSLTRTSLSQENVDNILNGCPSLEWFSMSECRCPFHLKLSSGCRFLRLRHLRIFRCDPLEKVEIHDALSIASIEYEAIMFGQVLLKNSAQPVRICMTLDRGDRRNLQYNPRSQITYIIGTVAKEYPLLETLFVITPMVQLLLPCTGAAKIEHRKIVNGADYTEHKKIPLKEYCQHQRLKEVKLSGFRGYTSEFDLAVLLLKNALLLEKMRIVRETILYTGDSECWVMKLDTDRIKQEQILKILGPEVPSTVNLVLE, encoded by the exons ATGGCCGATCTGACTGGTAGATTGCCGGAGGACATTCTTTCTTCTATAATATCATTAATATCAGTGAGGGAAGCTGCCACTACTAGCATCCTTTCAAAAAGATGGAGATACCTTTGGACGACCTCTTCTAACCTTGACCTAGATCCCAAAAACATGCTTGGACTTTTTTTATGCTTGGACCATTTCAAAAGCCAGCATACTGAGTGGAAACAGAAGCAAAAGGGAAGATTTGTTAGATGGGCCAACCATATTCTGGAACTCTATGCCGGCAAAAAGATAGATTCCTTTAGGGTTGAGTATCCGTTGGGTAGTGGTCATGGTTGCGACGTTGATCGATGGATTCAGTTTGCAATTGGTATGCAAGTTCAAAGTCTTTCTATCAACCTGTTAGAACATTATTTGTCAGACTTGTCTCGTGAGCTCTATAAATTTCCATATTGGCTATTTGATCAAGCAGGGAGACAGTCAAAGATAAAACATTTGTCTTTGAAGTTCTGCAGCCTGAGTATTCCAGCAAATTTCAATGGCTTGAACTCCCTTTCATCCCTCTCGTTGACAAGGACAAGTTTAAGTCAAGAGAATGTGGATAACATTTTGAATGGTTGCCCATCTTTAGAATGGTTTAGTATGAGCGAATGCCGTtgtccatttcatttgaaattatcTAGTGGATGTCGGTTTCTCAGGCTGAGACACTTGAGGATATTTCGTTGCGATCCTTTAGAAAAAGTTGAAATTCATGATGCCTTAAGTATTGCATCAATTGAGTACGAGGCAATAATGTTTGGGCAGGTCTTGTTAAAGAACAGTGCACAACCTGTTAGAATATGTATGACTTTGGATCGTGGTGATCGTCGAAATTTGCAATACAATCCTAGAAGTCAAATTACATATATCATTGGCACAGTTGCGAAAGAGTATCCTCTACTTGAGACTTTATTTGTGATCACTCCAATGGTCCAG cTCCTCCTTCCCTGCACTGGTGCAGCGAAAATAGAGCACCGAAAGATAGTCAATGGAGCAGATTACACAGAGCACAAAAAGATACCACTTAAAGAATATTGTCAACATCAGCGTCTCAAGGAAGTGAAGCTAAGTGGATTTCGTGGTTATACATCTGAATTTGACCTTGCCGTACTTTTGCTAAAAAATGCTCTTCTTCTTGAGAAGATGAGAATTGTTCGAGAAACAATACTTTATACAGGCGACAGTGAATGTTGGGTTATGAAGTTAGACACAGATCGAATCAAACAAGAGcaaattctcaaaattttggGTCCGGAGGTGCCATCTACTGTTAATTTAGTACTTGAGTGA